In the Burkholderia contaminans genome, CTCCTTGTCGATCAAACGTCGATCCGATGTCGAAAAAATACGCAGGCAAAATAATCCGGTCATAGCCCAAATCGGCAAACCGGCGGCAGCCGCGCTGCCCGCCGCCGGTGGGCCGTCGCGCGATCACGCGAACGGCACGGCCTCGAAGCCCGCCGCGAGCGCGTCGACGATCCGGTCGAGCTGCTCGCGCTGGATCACGAGCGGCGGCGACAGGATGATCTTCGTGCCGACCGGGCGCACCAGCACGCCATTCTCGCGCGCGACTTCCGCGACCGCGTTCGCATAGCCCGAAAGCGGGTCGATCGGCTCGCGCGTGTCCTTGTTCGCGACGAGGTCGAGCGCGAGCATCAGGCCCTTGCCGCGCACCTCGCCGACCGCCGCGAAGCGTTCCGCGAACGGCTTCAATGCTTCGAGCAGGTACGCGCCCTGCTTCGCCGCGTTGGCCGGCAGGTCTTCCTTCACGACGATGTCGAGGCTCGCGATCGCGGCCGCGCAGGCGACCGGATGGCCCGCATACGTGTAGCCGTGCATGATCGCGCCGCCGAAATCGGCGTTCGCGGCGAACGCGTCCTCGATCCGAGCGTTCACGACCGTCGCGCCGAGCGGCACGTAGCCCGACGAGATCCCCTTCGCGAGACACATGATGTCCGGACGCACGCCCCAGCCGCGGCTGCCGAACAGGCTGCCGCTGCGGCCGAAGCCCGTCACGACTTCGTCGGCGATCAGCAGGACGCCGTAGCGGTCGCACACCTCGCGCACGAGCGGCCAGTAGTTGGCCGGCGGCACGATCACGCCGCCCGCGCCCTGGATCGGCTCCGCGATGAACGCGGCCACCGTGTCGGGGCTCTGGAACTGGATCTCGCGTTCCAGCATCTCCGCGCAGATCCGGCCGAGTTCTTCGGGATCCTGCGTGAACGGGTTGCGATACAGCCACGGCGTCTCGACGTGGAAGCAACCCGGCAGGTTCGGCTCGTAGTTGCGGCGGAATACCGTGTTGCCGTTCACCGACGCACCGCCGAAGTGCGTACCGTGATAACCCTGCTTCAGCGAGATGAACTTCGTGCGGTCGGCCTGGCCGCGCACCTTCCAGTACTGGCGCGCGATCTTCAGCGCGGTCTCGATCGAGTCGGAGCCGCCCGAGCTGTACAGCACGCGGCGCATGCCCTCCGGTTCGAGCAGGTCGATCACCTTCTTCGACAGCTCCTCCGCGCGCGGATGCGAAATGCCGTCGAACAGCTGGAAGTATTCGAGTTCGTCGAGCTGGTGCACGATCGCGTCCTTCACTTCCTGGCGGTTGTGGCCGACGTTCACGTTCCACAGGCCCGCGACGCCGTCGACGAGCTTCCGCCCTTCTTCGTCGAACACGTAGCAGCCGTCGCCGCGCACGATGCGGATCGGCTTGCGCTGTTTCATCTCGTTCGGGTGCAGCATCGGGTGCCAGAATTTCGCTTCGTTGTAGCTCATTGCAGTCTCCACTGTGGGATCGTTCGAGGTTGATGCCGCGCGTCAGTGCGCGATGCAGACGGATTTGGTTTCGGTGAAGCCTTCGATCGCGTACTGGCCGAATTCACGGCCGATGCCCGATTGCTTGTAGCCGCCGAACGGCATCGACGGGTCGAGCGGGATATGGCAGTTCACCCATACGGTGCCGGCCTCGATCTGCGGCACGAGGTTCATCACGCGCTTCAGGTCGTTGCTCCAGATGCTGGCGGCGAGGCCGTACGGCGACGCGTTCGCGAGGCGCACCGCGTCGGCCGCGTCGTCGAACGGCACGACGACGATCACCGGGCCGAACACTTCGTCGCGCACGATCGCGCTGTCCGGATCCGGATCGGCGATCACGGCCGGCTTCACGTAGTAGCCGGGCAGGTCGTCGGCCGGCGTGCCGCCCGCGAGGAACGTCAGGCCCGCGCGGCGCGCACCCTCGATGTGCTGGACGACCTTGTCGCGGTGGTGCGCGGACACCAGCGGGTTGATCTGCGCGGTCGTGTCGAGGCCCGCGCCGAGCTTCATCGACTGCGCGACGCCCGCGAGGCCGTCGGCGAGCTGTGCGAACTTGCTGCGATGCACATAGATGCGCGAAGCGGCCGCGCACACCTGCCCCTGGTTGAAGAACGCGCCGGCCGCGACACCGTCGAGCGCCTGCGCGACGTCGATGTCGTCGAGCATCACGATCGGGTTCTTGCCGCCGAGCTCGAGCGAGAAGCGCGTCATGTTCTGCACGGCCGCCGCACCGACCAGCTTGCCGGTCGCGGTCGAGCCCGTGAACGAGATCTTCGCGATCGACGGGTGGCTCGCGAGCGCGGCACCACACACGCGGCCGCCGGTGACGACGTTGAACACGCCTGGCGGCACGCCGGCTTCGAGTGCGAGCTCGGCCAGACGCAATGCCGTGAGCGGCGTTTCCGGCGACGGCTTCAGCACGATCGTGCAGCCGGCCGCGAGCGCAGGGATCAGCTTCCACACCGCGATCATCAGCGGGAAATTCCACGGCACGATCGCGGCGACCACGCCGACCGGCTCCTTGCGCGTATAGGCCGTATAGCGCGCGCCGGGCGGGAACGGGATCGACACGTCGAGCGTCTGGCCGGTGATCTTGGTCGCCCAGCCGGCCATGTAGCGCACGTATTCGACGCTCGCGCCGACCTCGATCGCGCGCGACACGTGGATCGACTTGCCCTGGTTCAGCGTTTCGAGCTGCGCGAGCGTTTCGGCGTCGCGTTCGATCAGGTCGGCGAGTTTCAGCAGGATGCGTTCGCGGTCGGCCGGACGCAGGCCGCTCCACACGCGGGTGTCGAATGCGTGCTTCGCGCTGGCGACCGCGCGGTCGACGTCGCGTTCGTCGGCGTCCGCGACGGTCGCAAGCCGCTCGCCCGTCGCGGGGTCGTACACGTCGAGCCGCGCGGCCGTGTGCGCGGGCTGCATTTCACCGTCGATGAAGAGGCCGAAATCGCGCGCAACGAAGGTGCGCACGGTGTCGCTGACGGCGACGAAATTCGTGGTGCTCATGGGCGTCTCGAGGATTGTCGTGGCTGGACCGCATGCGCACGGGCACGCGGGCGTCGTTCCACTGTATCGACGAGGGATTGCGCGAGGTGAGCGCAAATTGGCAGCGCGTGGGCGCTGGGGGGCGGGTTCCAACCCTGCGGGGTGGCGGCGGTCGACGCGGAACGCCGGCTGCGGGAGCGGTGCCGGTCAGCCGCTGACGTTCAGCAACACGAGTAGTGCTTGATATTCATCAGTCGGCGATCACGCAGGTTCGAATTCCGGATCGCAATTATCCGATGAATTACAGGAACAACGCCCCGACCAGTTCCGTGCGGTTCGACACGCCGAGCTTGCGGTACATGCGCATCAGGTGCGTCTTGACGGTCGGCTGGCCCAGCGCGAGATCGCGGGCGATCTCCTTGTTCGAGCGGCCGTCGCGCACGAGGCGCGCGATCTGCTCCTCGCGGTACGTCAGCCGCTCCTCGCAGCCGATCCGGTGGATCCCGCGCCGCGCGCGCAGCAGCGGGCTCAGCGCGGCTTCGGCCACGGGCTGCAGCCGCGCGAGCGCGTCGATCTCGCCGGGCGCGAACCGCCCGCCCGTGCTGTTGCCGGCCGCGCCGCCGCGCGTGTCGGCCGCCCCGAAGCGCAGCAGCGAGAACGCGCCGACCGTGCGGCCGGCGTCGCGCAGCCAGATCTCGACGACGTCGGCCACGTCGTGCCGCCGCAGGAAACGGGTCCAGTACGCGGACGCGTCGCGTCTTTCGTCAGGCAATTGGGAAGCGAGCGTGACGACCGCGCGCTCGCCTGCCGCGCAGCGCGACGGATGCAGCGGATCGAGCATCCGGTAGCGCGCGACATAGGTGCGATGCATCGATTCCGGCATCCCGAACAGCTCGAAATCGGCCGGTTCGCCGCTCTGGTCGAGCCGGTAGAACACGATCGCGGACGGACTCGCGAACGCGTCGAACGCGTCCACGCAAGCACGCAGCGCGCGCAGCCAGTCGGCGGCGGCCGGGTCGGCGGGTTCGGATGGGGTCGGCATGGTGGAATCGGCTGGCGGGCGAACGTCACGAAGATCGAAGTTCGGGCCAGCCTACCGGCGCCGAAAAGCGCCGGTGAGCACAAATCGGCAAATCGTCCCGGTCCGGCCGGTACGGCGGGTTCACCCTCCTGCCGGGACGATGGAGGCGCGCGGCCGGGCACGCGCCCGATTCAGCGTGCGTTCGCGGCGAACGTGTCGCAGGCGCTCAGTTCGCCCGATTGCATCCCGCGCCGCAGCCAGTACACGCGTTGGTCGCTGGTGCCGTGCGTGAAGCTCTCCGGTACGACATAGCCCTGCCCTTGCTGCTGCAGCCGGTCGTCGCCGATCGCGGCGGCGGCCTTCAGCCCCTGCTCGAAATCGCCGGGTTCCATCAGCCGCTGGTTCGCGCGCTGCGCGTTGTTCGCCCACACGCCGGCAAAGCAGTCGGCCTGCAGTTCCATCCGCACCGACAGCGCATTCGAGTGCGCCTGGCTCGCCCGCCGGCGCGCCGCGTCGACCTTGTCGGAGATGCCGAGCAGGTTCTGCACGTGGTGGCCGACTTCGTGCGCGATCACATAAGCCTGCGCGAAATCGCCGCCCGCGCCGAAACGCGTGCGCAGTTCGTTGTAGAAACCGAGATCGATATACACCTTGCGGTCGCCCGGGCAGTAGAACGGCCCCATAGCAGTCTGGCCCGTGCCGCATGCGGTCGGCGTCGAGTTCGTGAACATCACGAGCGTCGGCGGCTGGTACTGCGCGTGCAGTTGAGTATTGAACACGCCCGTCCACGTACGCTCGATATTGCCGAGCACCTTGCGCGTGAACACCGCACCCGTGTCGTTCGCCTGCTCGCCCTGCCGCTGCGCGGGCGCGGGCTGCGCCTGCTGCTGGCGGCCCTGCAGCGCCGAGGCGCCTTCGAGTATCACGCGCGGGTCGATCCCGAAGAAATACGACGCGGCGAACGCAACCACGATCGTGCCGATGCCGATCGTCGCGCCGCGCCCGCCGCCGAACCCGCCTGCGCCGCGGCGATCCTCGACGTTCGTGCTTTCCGTTTCGTCGTCCAGCCTCATAGCCGGCCCCTCCCTGTTCTTGTCGATGGTCCGGCGC is a window encoding:
- the ypfJ gene encoding KPN_02809 family neutral zinc metallopeptidase, with translation MRLDDETESTNVEDRRGAGGFGGGRGATIGIGTIVVAFAASYFFGIDPRVILEGASALQGRQQQAQPAPAQRQGEQANDTGAVFTRKVLGNIERTWTGVFNTQLHAQYQPPTLVMFTNSTPTACGTGQTAMGPFYCPGDRKVYIDLGFYNELRTRFGAGGDFAQAYVIAHEVGHHVQNLLGISDKVDAARRRASQAHSNALSVRMELQADCFAGVWANNAQRANQRLMEPGDFEQGLKAAAAIGDDRLQQQGQGYVVPESFTHGTSDQRVYWLRRGMQSGELSACDTFAANAR
- a CDS encoding helix-turn-helix transcriptional regulator, whose protein sequence is MPTPSEPADPAAADWLRALRACVDAFDAFASPSAIVFYRLDQSGEPADFELFGMPESMHRTYVARYRMLDPLHPSRCAAGERAVVTLASQLPDERRDASAYWTRFLRRHDVADVVEIWLRDAGRTVGAFSLLRFGAADTRGGAAGNSTGGRFAPGEIDALARLQPVAEAALSPLLRARRGIHRIGCEERLTYREEQIARLVRDGRSNKEIARDLALGQPTVKTHLMRMYRKLGVSNRTELVGALFL
- a CDS encoding aspartate aminotransferase family protein, coding for MSYNEAKFWHPMLHPNEMKQRKPIRIVRGDGCYVFDEEGRKLVDGVAGLWNVNVGHNRQEVKDAIVHQLDELEYFQLFDGISHPRAEELSKKVIDLLEPEGMRRVLYSSGGSDSIETALKIARQYWKVRGQADRTKFISLKQGYHGTHFGGASVNGNTVFRRNYEPNLPGCFHVETPWLYRNPFTQDPEELGRICAEMLEREIQFQSPDTVAAFIAEPIQGAGGVIVPPANYWPLVREVCDRYGVLLIADEVVTGFGRSGSLFGSRGWGVRPDIMCLAKGISSGYVPLGATVVNARIEDAFAANADFGGAIMHGYTYAGHPVACAAAIASLDIVVKEDLPANAAKQGAYLLEALKPFAERFAAVGEVRGKGLMLALDLVANKDTREPIDPLSGYANAVAEVARENGVLVRPVGTKIILSPPLVIQREQLDRIVDALAAGFEAVPFA
- a CDS encoding aldehyde dehydrogenase family protein, giving the protein MSTTNFVAVSDTVRTFVARDFGLFIDGEMQPAHTAARLDVYDPATGERLATVADADERDVDRAVASAKHAFDTRVWSGLRPADRERILLKLADLIERDAETLAQLETLNQGKSIHVSRAIEVGASVEYVRYMAGWATKITGQTLDVSIPFPPGARYTAYTRKEPVGVVAAIVPWNFPLMIAVWKLIPALAAGCTIVLKPSPETPLTALRLAELALEAGVPPGVFNVVTGGRVCGAALASHPSIAKISFTGSTATGKLVGAAAVQNMTRFSLELGGKNPIVMLDDIDVAQALDGVAAGAFFNQGQVCAAASRIYVHRSKFAQLADGLAGVAQSMKLGAGLDTTAQINPLVSAHHRDKVVQHIEGARRAGLTFLAGGTPADDLPGYYVKPAVIADPDPDSAIVRDEVFGPVIVVVPFDDAADAVRLANASPYGLAASIWSNDLKRVMNLVPQIEAGTVWVNCHIPLDPSMPFGGYKQSGIGREFGQYAIEGFTETKSVCIAH